The Streptomyces sp. NBC_00597 DNA segment CCGCTACGACTGCCCGGTGCTCGACCTCTGGTCGCTGAAGTCCGTACAGGACCGGCGCGCCTGGGACTTCGACCGGCTGCACCTCTCGCCGGAGGGGCACACCCGGGTCGCGCTGCGCGCCGCCCAGGTGCTGGGGCTGGAGGTGCCGGCCGACCCCGACCAGCCGTGGCCCCCGCAACAGCCGCGCGGCTCGGTGGACGTGACCCGGGACAACATCCAGTGGGCGCGGGAGCACCTGGTGCCGTGGATCGGACGGCGGCTGCGCGGGGAGTCCTCCGGGGACCACGTGGAGGCGAAGCGTCCGGACCTGCTGCCGCTGTAGCCCGGCGGGTGACGGTCGCGGCAGAGCCCGGGGGAAGAGGCCGGGGGGAGACCGGGGCGGGCTGCAAGAGGGGGAGGGGACGGGAGCCGGAAGGCGGGGTGCGAGGCCGGGGGCGCGCGGCGGAATCCTTCGGCGCCGGTGCGCGTTGGGATGGTGATAGACCGGTGTCACGTACGCACGGCATCACGACCATCCGCCCCACCCTCCCAGGAGGCGCTTTGACCGGCTCCCGTCCCCTGCGTCCACGGTTGCGCGCCCTGCGGCCCGAAGCCTTTGGCGCGGACCCCTCCGGCGCGCGCCTGGAGCGGATCCTCCGCTCGCCGAACTTCGCCGACGGCGTGTTCCAGAACCCCGTCGGGGCCCGGACCAGGCCCTCCGGCTCCATGCTGGAGTTCGCCAAGATCTACTTCCACAAGGAGCAGCGGATCAGGCGCAACCCGGGCGCTCCGATCCCGGTCTACCCGACGACGCTCGCCGAGCTGACGAAGCCACCGGTCAGCGGGCTGCGCCTGACCTGGATGGGGCACTCCGGCGTACTCGCGGAGATCGACGGGCGGCGGGTGCTGTTCGACCCCGTGTGGGGTGAGCGCTGCTCGCCCTTCCCGTTCGCCGGACCCAAGCGGCTGCATCCCGTCCCCGTACCGCTGGCCTCGCTGGGGCCGGTCGACGCCGTGGTGATCTCGCACGACCACTACGACCACCTCGACCTGCCGACCATCAAGCAGCTGGCCGGCACGGACACGGTCTTCGCGGTACCGCTCGGCGTCGGCGCCCACCTGGAGCGCTGGGGCGTCCCGCCGGACCGATTGCGCGAGCTCGATTGGAACGAGGGCACCAAGATCGCGGGGCTCTCGCTGACGGCGACCCCGGCGCGGCACTTCTGCGGGCGCGGCCTGCGCAACACGCAGAACACCCTGTGGGCCTCGTGGGTCGTCGCGGGCGACGAGCACCGGATCTTCCACAGCGGTGACACCGGCTACTTCCCCGGCTTCGGGGAGATCGGCGCCGAGCACGGCCCCTTCGACGCCACGATGATCCAGGTCGGCGCGTACTCGGAGTACTGGCCCGACATCCACATGACCCCGGAGGAGGGCATGCGCGCCCACCTCGACCTCCAGGGCGGCATCCCGCACGGCACGATGCTGCCGATCCACTGGGGCACCTTCAACCTGGCCCCGCACCCGTGGGACGAGCCCGGCGAAGGCACCGTGGCCGCCGCCGAGGCCACCGGGGCGGCGATCGCGCTGCCGATCCCGGGCCAGCCGTTCGAGCCGGGCGCCGCCGACGCTCCCAGCGAGCCGTGGTGGCGCCCGTTCGTGGCGTCGGCCCCGCCCGCACCCGCGACCGGCACCCTCCCCGTCGCGGCCTCGCGGCCTCCGGCCGTGGCGCACGAGGAACCGGAGGCCGTCGGCTCGTAGGCGCCGCTCCGGGGCATCCACAGGCCGGGGGTCGTGCGTCGCACAGGCCACTGCGAACGCACGCCCCCGGCGGATTCGGGCTGTCGTACGAGCGCTCCGCCGGGAGCGGGAAGCACCCCCGTGAAGTTCCCCAACTGGCTGTTAGGGGAGGGATCGTGCGGTCTAGCGTGGGTATTTGGTGATCAACACCGGGCCCCGGAACCCCTGGGGGCCCGGGCCCCACGTAGAGGACGCCGATGTCCGGACTCCGCGCCGCCCGCCACGCCCCGTCGAGACACGCCGTCACCGGTCCCGGCCGGCAGATACACCCCCAGCTGGTCCGCGCCGCCATGCTGCCCACCCTCGCGGCGGCACTCAGCGGAGCCGCCGCGGTGATCTTCACGCTCCAGCTCGGCGGGGGCGCGGGGCAGCGGGACGCCCGGCTGTGGCCGGTCCTGGCCGGCTGCGCGCTGCTCGTCGTCGGCGCACTGGCCGCGGCCCTGCTCGGCGCCCAGCGCTCCGCCAAGGCCGTCCGGGACCGCTGCGAAGCCCTGCGCCGCTCCAGCGTGCGCGGACGCCAGGAGCTGCGGACCGCCGCCGAGCGGCTGGAACGCGGCGAGCCGCCGGTCCGCCCGGTCCGCGGGGGTCCGACGGCGCCGCCGCCCGGCAGCGACCAGGCCCGCGTGGACGAGTTCTGGCTGCTCTCCCAGGAGCTGCGCGGCGCCCGCGAACACGCGCACACCACCCTCGTACGGCTGGCCGGACCGGCCGCGCCGTCCGACAGCGACCGCAAGGTCGAGGTCTTCGTCAACCTCGCGCGCCGGCTCCAGTCCCTCGTGCACCGCGAGATTTCGCTGCTCGACGAGCTGGAGGACACGGTCGAGGACCCCGACCTCCTCAAGGAGCTCTTCCACGTCGACCACCTCGCCACCCGGATCCGCCGCCACGCCGAGAACCTGGCCGTACTCGGCGGCGCCGCCTCCCGGCGCCAGTGGACCCGGCCCATCGATCTGAGCGAGGTACTGCGCTCCGCCGTCGCGGAGGTCGAGCAGTACACCCGGGTCAAGGTGGTGCCCCCGGCCGGCGGCACCGTTCGCGGCCACGCCGTCGCCGACGTGGTGCACCTGCTGGCCGAACTGGTCGAGAACGCCACGGTGTTCTCCGCGCCCGACACCGACGTGGTGCTGCGCGCCGAGCGGGTCACCGCGGGCATCGCCGTCGAAGTGGAGGACCGCGGGCTGGGCATGCCGGCAGCCGAGCAGCACCGGATGAACGCCCTGCTCGTCGACCCCGACCAGATCAGCGTCCGGCACCTGCTGGCGGACGGCCGGATCGGCCTGTTCGTGGTCTCGGCGCTGGCCCGCCGCCACGGGATCGCCGTCGAGCTCAAGTCCAACATCTACGGCGGCGTGCTCGCGGTCCTCGTCCTGCCCCAGGAACTGCTGGGGGCGGAGGCGCCCGGCGCCGCCGACGCGCTCGGCGGCTCCCGGGCCACCTCGTGGGGGACGGGGGAGGCCGGCGCGGGCATGCCCCCGCTGGAGCCCGTACGGGTGGCAGTACCGCACCCGCGACCGGAGCCGCACGCGCGACCGGAGCCGCAGCCGCGACCGGAACCGCTGCGACGACCGGAACCGGAGCCTCGGCCGGGGCCGCGACCCGAACCGGAGCCGGCGGCCGCACGGCCGCCGGCCGCCCCGACCTGGGCGGCGCAGCCCGTACCCCGAGCGGAGACGCGGCCGGGGCCGCGGGCCGTGCGGCAGGCGCCCGACCCCCGGGAGCCGGGACGGGCGCCGGCCGTCGAGACGACCCTGGACCTGGGCCTGGGCCTGGACCTCGGGCTGGACGTCACCCCGGGCGCGGGCCCGGTCGCGGGCCGGGGCACGGCGTCGGCGATGCCCCCGGCCCTGCGGCCGGCCCCCGATTCGGCCGTGCGGGAACCCGCCCTCCCGGTCCCCGTGCACCCGGTGGTTTCCGTACCGGCCGCCCGGACCGATCCGGACCGGCCGCCCCTGCCCCGCCGCCGGGCCCAGCAGCACGTCGCGCCGCAACTGCGGGACGTCCCCGCCCCGCGGCGGGACGACGCACCCGAGCGACCCGTGCACGATCCGGGCCTGATGGCCGCCTTCCAACGGGGCTTCGGCCTCGCCCAGTCGGAGAACCAGCCATGACCCCGACCACTCACCTCGGCAAGGAGCGCACCACCATGGGCGGCGAAGCGGCGACGAAGACCAGTCGGCTCTCGGATCTCGACTGGCTGCTCAGCGGCCTGGTCCAGCGGGTCCCCTACACGCGCAGCGCGGTCCTCCTCACCGCCGACGGCCTCGTCACGTGCGTCCACGGCCTCGACGGCGACAGCGCCGACCACCTCGCGGCGCTGGCGTCCGGACTGTACTCGCTCGGACGCAGCGCCGGATCCCGGTTCGGGGACGGCGCGCAGGTCCGGCAGGTCGTGGTCGAGCTCGACACCGCCCTCGTGTTCGTGTCGGCCGCCGGGGCGGGCACCTGCCTGGCGGTCCTCGCCGACCGGGAGGCCGACGCGGGCGTACTCGGCTACGAGATGGCGATGCTGGTCAAGAGCGTCCGACCGTACCTGGCGGCCCCGCCGCGGCGGCCCGCCAGCGACCCGGAGTGATGCGCGCCCGCGCCGCGTACGCCATGGGAACACCGCGCGACACGCCCTGGCTCGACGACTCAGCGGGCCGGGTGATGCGCCCGTACACGGCCAGCGGCGGGCGGACCCGGTCGGCCGTCGCACTCGACCTCCTGTCCCTGGTGACCGCGACGGGCGTGCGCCCGCGCGGGCCCCTCGGCGCCGAGCACACCCTGGCGCTGCGCCTGTGCGCGGGCTCCGCGGCCGTCACCGTCGCGGAGGTGGCCGGGCAGCTGCGGCTGCCGGCGGTGGTCGTCAAGGTGTTGCTGTCCGACCTGATGGAACACGGGGCCGTCACGGCGCAGGCGCCGCGGTTCCCGAGCGGCGAATACGTCGCCTCCGACGACCACAACCTGCTCCGGGCGGTGCTCGATGGCCTACGCCGACGACTGTGACACCCGCCCCGCCGCCGTTCTGCCCGCGACATTGAAGATCCTGGTCGCGGGCGGGTTCGGGGCGGGCAAGACGACCTTCGTGGGCGCGGTGAGCGAGATCGAGCCGCTGTGCACGGAGGAACTGCTCAGCGGACTCAGCGAGGGCCCCGACCCGCTCGACGGCGTCGAGGCGAAGACGGCCACGACCGTCGCACTCGACTTCGGCCGGATCACCCTGGACGAGCGGCACGTCCTGTACCTCTTCGGCACGCCGGGGCAGCAGCGCTTCTGGTTCCTGTGGGAGGAGCTGTGCACGGGCGCGCTCGGCGCGGTGGTGCTCGCCGACACCCGCCGGCTCGCCGACTGCTTCCCGGCCGTCGACTTCTTCGAGCGGCGCGGCATCGGCTTCATCGTCGCCGTCAACGAGTTCGACGAAGGCCACCGCTACACGGCCGGCGAGGTACGGGAGGCGGTGGGACTCGGGCCCGACGTGCCCGTCGTACGGTGCGACGCACGGCTGACCAGCTCCGGGACCGGGACCCTCGCCGCGCTCGTCCACCACCTGCTCTTCACGGCGGCAACGGACAAGTCGGCGAAGTCGGCGCACTCAGCGCATTCAGTGAAGTCTTGGGACGGGGATGGGGGGACACCGCGATGACGTACTACGAGTCGACCGGACACCTGCTGCTCACACCGGTGGACCGGGAGGCGCCCGCGCGCGCCGTCCGGCTGCGCGAACTGGGCCTGGGAGAACGGACGGACACGGAGCTCGACGCCTTCGCCCGGCGGATCGCCGACGTACTGGCCGCCCCGTACGCGGGGGTCAACTTCATCGGTGAGGAACGGCAGTTCTTCGCCGGACTGCACCACGCGCCGGACGCCCCGGCGAGCGGCTACCCGGCGCGGGTGCTGCCCCGGGACCACGGCTACTGCCCGCACGTGGTGGTGCGGCGGCGGGGGCTGGTACTGGAGGACGTACGGGACTTCGCGCGCTTCGCCGGCAATGCGGTGGTGGACGAGAGCGGGGTCCGGTCGTACGTGGGTGCGCCGCTGACCGACCGGACGGGGATCGTCCTGGGCACCGTGTGCGCGGTGGACCAGGAGCCGCGGCGGTGGGGGATGCAGGGGCTGGCCAGGGCCAAGTCCCTGGCGGCGGAGCTGCTGGAGATCATCCATGCCCGGGAGGACGGCCTGCGCGCGGGCTGACGGGGCTGCCCGGGGGCGGCTGTCAGTGCCGGGCGCTACGGTCGACGACGAGCCCGAAGCCCGGAGCCCGACCGGTGGCCGGAGAGGAGTCGCGGGATGGCCGTGACCGCCGAGGACGTCCGTACGACCGCGCTGTCGCTCCCCGACAGCACCGAGAAGCTCGCCTGGGGCATGCCCACGTTCCGGGTGGGCGGGAAGATGTTCGCCGCGCTCGGCGAGGACGACGCCTCGATCGGGGTGAAGTGCCCGAAGGAGGACCGCGCGGAACTCATCGCGGCCGAGCCGGAGAAGTTCTTCATCCGGGACGGCCACGACGACAACTACGCGTGGCTCCGGGTCCGCCTGGCAGCTCTGGAGGGCGCGGCCGAGCTGCGCGCGATCCTGATCGACTCCTGGCTGCAGGCGGCCCCTCGACGCCTGGCCGCGGCCCACCCGGAACTGGCCGGGCCGTGAAGGGGCGCCCCGTCCTCAGCGGAGGAAGTCGCTGATCCGCCCGCGGAGGGAATGCGGGTCCAGGCCGTGCGCGGCGGTGTGCTCCTCCATCGTGCCGTAGCGGCGTAGCTCGGCGCGGCCGACGCCGAGGCCGAGGACCCGGTGGGGGACGTCCGCGAGGGCCTCGGCCGCCGCCGTGGTGGAGGTCCCGGCCAGGTACGGCTCGACGAGGACGACGTCGGTCGTGCCGCGACCGACGGCCTCGCGCAGGGCCGCGTCGTCGAAGGGCCGCACGGTCGTGGCGTACAGCACGGTCACGTCCAGTCCCTCCGTCGCGGCGAGGACGTTGTCCAGCAGCGGTCCGACGGCGACGACGACCCCGGCGCCGGGGCCGCCCTCCCGGACGGTCCGCGTGCGCAGCCCGTCCACCGGGCGCGGGGCGGCGTTCGACTGCTGCGACAGCCGGACGTACACCTTGTCGTCCCCGGCGGCGTAGGCGTGGCGCAGCAGCGCCTCGGCCTCGTCCGGATGCCCGGGCACGTGGACCGTCCAGCCGTCGAGGGTGTCGATCAGGGCCACGTCGCCGGGTGCCATGTGCGTGAACCCGCCGGCCGGCCAGTCGTAGCTGGCGGCGGCACTGACCAGGACCCCACCCGTGCCCTGGTGCCCGAAGTCCAGCTTGACCTGCTCGAACGGCCGCTCCACCAGGAAGCTGGCGAAGGTGTGCACGATCGGCCGCAGCCCGGTGAGGGCCAGCCCGCCGCCGACCCCGACGAGCAGCTGCTCCCTGATGCCGACGTTGACCACCCGGTCCGGGTGGCGCTGCCGTGCGGGCCGGAACCCGTCCATGGTGATCTCGGCGAGCACCAGGGCCAGCCGCGGGTCATCGTCGAGCTCGCGCGACGTGACCGAGATGAAGCGTTCCCGCATGGTGTCCACGGACTCCCCCTGCCTCTCCTACTGCTTCTTCTACTGCTTCTTCTCGACACGGGCGACGACGGCGTGCGGCCGGCCCGGATGCGGCGCGGTGAAGGCGGCGTGCAGCGCCGCGTGGTCCCGGCCGTCCACGGTCACCGCCGACCAGCCGGCCGCCTCGAAGCGGGAGGCGATCCCGCCCTGCCAGCCGTGGGTCGCGGAGTCGTTGTCGATCACCACCGTGTGCAGCCGCTCCAGCCCGGCCGACCCGGCGTACGCCAGGGCCTCGTGGTTGCTGCCCTCGTCGAGTTCGGCGTCCCCGATCAGCACCCACACCGCCGGATCGTCCAGCCCCTGCGCCCGCAGCCCGAGCGCACTGCCGACGGCGAGCGGCAGCCCGTGCCCGAGGGAGCCGCTGCCGATCTCCACTCCGGGGATCAGGGTGCGGTCCGGGTGGTGCCCGAGGGGGGACTCGTACGAGCCGAAGCCGCTCAGCCAGTCCACCGGGAAGAAGCCCTTGGCGGCGAGTACGGCGTAGTACGCCATCGGCCCGTGCCCCTTGGAGAGCAGGAACCGGTCCCGCCCGGCTTCCTCGGCCGTGGCCGGTCCCACCCGCAGCACCCGGTCGTAGAGCACCCACAGCACGTCGAGGGTGGAGGTCGATGCGGGTCCGTGCTTCTCGGCGCCGGTCATGAGCGCCATGAGCCGGCTCAGATCCTCGTAGCGGAACCGTGGGTCCGCGGTTGCCTGTGTCATGCACCGATCGTGCAACCTCAAGTCAACTTGAGGTCAAGCGCCCCCGGAGGGACCGACACCGGCCCGGAAGGTGCGCGCGACCACCCCGCGAAGTGCGGTATCGTTCTCGTGCGCGTTCAACCAGGGGAAACCCCAGGTCAGCGGGCATCGGGACGTGGCGCAGCTTGGTAGCGCACTTGACTGGGGGTCAAGGGGTCGCAGGTTCAAATCCTGTCGTCCCGACTTTGCTTCATGCAGGTCGGAGGCCGTTCTCTCACACATGGGAGGACGGCCTTTTCCGTGCCCGGAGTGCTGGTGGTCGCAGCGTGGTCGCACGCCCGGTTCGGGACCGGTC contains these protein-coding regions:
- a CDS encoding transketolase; its protein translation is MTQATADPRFRYEDLSRLMALMTGAEKHGPASTSTLDVLWVLYDRVLRVGPATAEEAGRDRFLLSKGHGPMAYYAVLAAKGFFPVDWLSGFGSYESPLGHHPDRTLIPGVEIGSGSLGHGLPLAVGSALGLRAQGLDDPAVWVLIGDAELDEGSNHEALAYAGSAGLERLHTVVIDNDSATHGWQGGIASRFEAAGWSAVTVDGRDHAALHAAFTAPHPGRPHAVVARVEKKQ
- a CDS encoding GAF domain-containing protein, with the translated sequence MTYYESTGHLLLTPVDREAPARAVRLRELGLGERTDTELDAFARRIADVLAAPYAGVNFIGEERQFFAGLHHAPDAPASGYPARVLPRDHGYCPHVVVRRRGLVLEDVRDFARFAGNAVVDESGVRSYVGAPLTDRTGIVLGTVCAVDQEPRRWGMQGLARAKSLAAELLEIIHAREDGLRAG
- a CDS encoding MBL fold metallo-hydrolase — protein: MTGSRPLRPRLRALRPEAFGADPSGARLERILRSPNFADGVFQNPVGARTRPSGSMLEFAKIYFHKEQRIRRNPGAPIPVYPTTLAELTKPPVSGLRLTWMGHSGVLAEIDGRRVLFDPVWGERCSPFPFAGPKRLHPVPVPLASLGPVDAVVISHDHYDHLDLPTIKQLAGTDTVFAVPLGVGAHLERWGVPPDRLRELDWNEGTKIAGLSLTATPARHFCGRGLRNTQNTLWASWVVAGDEHRIFHSGDTGYFPGFGEIGAEHGPFDATMIQVGAYSEYWPDIHMTPEEGMRAHLDLQGGIPHGTMLPIHWGTFNLAPHPWDEPGEGTVAAAEATGAAIALPIPGQPFEPGAADAPSEPWWRPFVASAPPAPATGTLPVAASRPPAVAHEEPEAVGS
- a CDS encoding roadblock/LC7 domain-containing protein translates to MGGEAATKTSRLSDLDWLLSGLVQRVPYTRSAVLLTADGLVTCVHGLDGDSADHLAALASGLYSLGRSAGSRFGDGAQVRQVVVELDTALVFVSAAGAGTCLAVLADREADAGVLGYEMAMLVKSVRPYLAAPPRRPASDPE
- a CDS encoding transketolase; its protein translation is MDTMRERFISVTSRELDDDPRLALVLAEITMDGFRPARQRHPDRVVNVGIREQLLVGVGGGLALTGLRPIVHTFASFLVERPFEQVKLDFGHQGTGGVLVSAAASYDWPAGGFTHMAPGDVALIDTLDGWTVHVPGHPDEAEALLRHAYAAGDDKVYVRLSQQSNAAPRPVDGLRTRTVREGGPGAGVVVAVGPLLDNVLAATEGLDVTVLYATTVRPFDDAALREAVGRGTTDVVLVEPYLAGTSTTAAAEALADVPHRVLGLGVGRAELRRYGTMEEHTAAHGLDPHSLRGRISDFLR
- a CDS encoding ATP-binding protein yields the protein MSGLRAARHAPSRHAVTGPGRQIHPQLVRAAMLPTLAAALSGAAAVIFTLQLGGGAGQRDARLWPVLAGCALLVVGALAAALLGAQRSAKAVRDRCEALRRSSVRGRQELRTAAERLERGEPPVRPVRGGPTAPPPGSDQARVDEFWLLSQELRGAREHAHTTLVRLAGPAAPSDSDRKVEVFVNLARRLQSLVHREISLLDELEDTVEDPDLLKELFHVDHLATRIRRHAENLAVLGGAASRRQWTRPIDLSEVLRSAVAEVEQYTRVKVVPPAGGTVRGHAVADVVHLLAELVENATVFSAPDTDVVLRAERVTAGIAVEVEDRGLGMPAAEQHRMNALLVDPDQISVRHLLADGRIGLFVVSALARRHGIAVELKSNIYGGVLAVLVLPQELLGAEAPGAADALGGSRATSWGTGEAGAGMPPLEPVRVAVPHPRPEPHARPEPQPRPEPLRRPEPEPRPGPRPEPEPAAARPPAAPTWAAQPVPRAETRPGPRAVRQAPDPREPGRAPAVETTLDLGLGLDLGLDVTPGAGPVAGRGTASAMPPALRPAPDSAVREPALPVPVHPVVSVPAARTDPDRPPLPRRRAQQHVAPQLRDVPAPRRDDAPERPVHDPGLMAAFQRGFGLAQSENQP
- a CDS encoding ATP/GTP-binding protein, with product MAYADDCDTRPAAVLPATLKILVAGGFGAGKTTFVGAVSEIEPLCTEELLSGLSEGPDPLDGVEAKTATTVALDFGRITLDERHVLYLFGTPGQQRFWFLWEELCTGALGAVVLADTRRLADCFPAVDFFERRGIGFIVAVNEFDEGHRYTAGEVREAVGLGPDVPVVRCDARLTSSGTGTLAALVHHLLFTAATDKSAKSAHSAHSVKSWDGDGGTPR
- a CDS encoding DUF742 domain-containing protein, which produces MGTPRDTPWLDDSAGRVMRPYTASGGRTRSAVALDLLSLVTATGVRPRGPLGAEHTLALRLCAGSAAVTVAEVAGQLRLPAVVVKVLLSDLMEHGAVTAQAPRFPSGEYVASDDHNLLRAVLDGLRRRL
- a CDS encoding MmcQ/YjbR family DNA-binding protein, yielding MAVTAEDVRTTALSLPDSTEKLAWGMPTFRVGGKMFAALGEDDASIGVKCPKEDRAELIAAEPEKFFIRDGHDDNYAWLRVRLAALEGAAELRAILIDSWLQAAPRRLAAAHPELAGP